In Allomuricauda ruestringensis DSM 13258, the following proteins share a genomic window:
- a CDS encoding cytochrome c oxidase subunit VIa family protein produces MKVKENPYIIFLISIFFSNFIIYWLSPGAKARYTYMFYPMLISILTFAFLIEKNKEGWKTKLFFGVLSAISLLLGISCLILPFIDYFDTVKGVTFFGILFGLSGLTLFLLQLKTYNIWNKLVFGLMGIVMFKLVFSLTVYPLKQQKSSSSTFKKHAKNILEITKNSPIYLFSELDFFGHHEIGKFYTTGAYLELLGNQIPKKTSSYKEKGYYILHKEELKGQKVLYTIDNRTSCLVLIKNEEEHAETWSHIPELPPYQNEVPR; encoded by the coding sequence TTGAAAGTCAAGGAAAATCCTTATATAATCTTCTTGATCTCGATTTTCTTTTCAAACTTTATTATTTACTGGTTATCGCCAGGGGCTAAAGCACGATACACTTATATGTTTTATCCCATGCTTATCAGCATCTTAACCTTTGCTTTTTTGATAGAGAAAAATAAGGAAGGATGGAAAACGAAATTATTTTTTGGTGTCTTGTCCGCCATATCATTGTTGCTCGGGATAAGTTGTTTAATTCTCCCTTTTATTGATTATTTCGATACGGTAAAAGGAGTAACTTTCTTTGGTATTCTCTTTGGATTAAGTGGGCTAACCTTATTCCTATTACAACTAAAAACATATAACATCTGGAACAAGTTAGTCTTTGGATTAATGGGAATTGTTATGTTTAAATTAGTGTTCTCACTTACTGTTTACCCATTAAAGCAACAGAAAAGCTCTTCATCCACCTTCAAAAAACATGCTAAAAATATTTTGGAGATCACCAAAAACTCCCCCATTTATCTGTTTTCAGAGCTTGATTTTTTTGGTCATCACGAAATTGGAAAATTTTATACAACAGGAGCCTATTTGGAACTTTTGGGAAATCAAATCCCTAAAAAAACCTCATCCTATAAAGAAAAAGGGTATTATATTCTTCATAAGGAAGAATTAAAAGGGCAAAAGGTTTTATATACCATTGATAATCGGACAAGCTGTCTTGTTTTGATTAAAAATGAAGAAGAGCATGCTGAAACTTGGTCGCATATTCCAGAATTACCGCCTTATCAAAACGAGGTTCCTCGTTGA
- the bioD gene encoding ATP-dependent dethiobiotin synthetase BioD, which produces MSPHAAADIDGITIDLGKIMEPKTNNHLVIEGAGGLLVPLNDTDTIFDLIQPDYKVIVVSRHYLGSINHTLLTIERLQQKKVEIGIIFSGDEHPTTEEIILKKTKATFLGRINEEPRFDKAVILEYATKFQHALLHF; this is translated from the coding sequence TTGAGTCCCCATGCGGCTGCGGATATTGATGGAATTACTATTGACCTGGGTAAAATAATGGAACCCAAGACCAATAATCATTTGGTGATTGAAGGTGCAGGAGGTTTGCTCGTACCCTTGAACGATACCGACACCATTTTTGACCTTATCCAACCCGATTACAAAGTAATTGTGGTGTCAAGGCATTATTTGGGAAGCATCAATCACACTTTGTTGACCATTGAAAGGCTACAGCAGAAAAAAGTTGAAATCGGAATCATTTTCAGTGGTGATGAACACCCTACAACCGAGGAAATCATCTTAAAAAAAACAAAGGCTACCTTTTTGGGCAGGATCAACGAGGAACCTCGTTTTGATAAGGCGGTAATTCTGGAATATGCGACCAAGTTTCAGCATGCTCTTCTTCATTTTTAA
- a CDS encoding DUF2007 domain-containing protein yields the protein MKNEFYTLGSFEFPADAVVIKGKLEAEGIAVFLKDENTINSDPLISAALGGVKLQVYSSDKERAKEIFDEVRNYATDEFGNPVVCPNCKATKSEIYYSRSTVFYKLFPFFEPRKYQCMKCNFITRPQK from the coding sequence ATGAAAAATGAATTTTACACTTTAGGCTCGTTTGAGTTTCCTGCCGATGCCGTGGTGATAAAAGGCAAGCTGGAGGCCGAGGGAATCGCTGTGTTTTTAAAAGATGAAAACACCATTAATTCCGACCCTTTGATCAGTGCTGCTCTTGGAGGAGTAAAACTTCAGGTGTATTCCAGTGATAAAGAACGGGCCAAAGAAATTTTTGATGAAGTCCGAAACTATGCCACGGATGAATTTGGCAATCCAGTAGTGTGTCCAAATTGTAAGGCCACAAAATCTGAAATTTATTACTCCCGAAGCACCGTCTTCTATAAACTGTTTCCTTTCTTTGAGCCCAGAAAGTACCAATGCATGAAATGCAATTTTATTACAAGGCCCCAAAAATAA
- a CDS encoding M61 family metallopeptidase — translation MKFILSFLALFTGLWMTAQTNTYEISFDNAVHHEAVIQATFPNLTSDTVEFRMSRTSPGRYALHEFAKNVYGFEATDSKGNALTVIRPNPYAWEVSGHDGTINIKYILFANRGGGTYSQVDETHAHLNIPATFMFSPELSARRIEVTFDVREDLDWKVATQLPLVSGTTYSAPDLYYFMDSPTEISNYMLRSFDVDGQTINLALHHKGTEEEADTYFEKVKKIVLAEKEVYGELPDFDYGNYTFLACYIPNASGDGMEHRNSTILTSTRSLADGGMERNIGTVSHEFFHAWNVERIRPKSLEPFDFKAANMSGALWFAEGFTSYYTGLILCRAGLSSPKEYVEGLAGTFNYVWNSPARQFFNPIEMSFQAPFVDAATSVDPVNRDNMFISYYSYGSVLGLALDLSLRENDLNLDDFMKLVWKKYGATEIPYTIQNLHDTLNEYAGKSFGDHFFNNYIYQSEMPNYKTLMESVGVVLVQPESDPYFGGYVSMSADKSGYMILRNTKIGSPAYEAGLDNGDVILNINDTPFTKDQTFEDYLKQFAIGETLTINFTRYGEQKSTELILTPNPDYSFSLMEDKNEAPSQEMLEQRKEWLKIE, via the coding sequence ATGAAATTTATCCTTTCTTTTTTAGCATTATTTACCGGGCTATGGATGACTGCCCAAACGAATACTTACGAAATTTCTTTTGACAATGCCGTACATCACGAAGCGGTTATCCAAGCTACTTTTCCCAATTTAACTTCGGACACTGTGGAGTTTCGGATGAGCAGAACATCTCCCGGACGCTATGCACTTCATGAATTTGCGAAAAATGTTTATGGTTTTGAAGCTACCGACAGCAAAGGAAACGCATTGACCGTTATCCGTCCCAATCCCTATGCATGGGAAGTAAGCGGGCACGATGGCACCATCAACATTAAATATATTTTGTTTGCCAACCGCGGTGGCGGCACCTACTCCCAAGTGGATGAAACACATGCCCACTTGAACATTCCTGCGACTTTTATGTTTTCTCCCGAGCTGAGCGCGCGTAGAATAGAAGTGACTTTTGATGTTCGTGAAGATTTGGATTGGAAAGTGGCCACACAGCTTCCTTTGGTATCTGGCACTACATATTCGGCTCCCGATCTATATTATTTTATGGACAGCCCTACGGAAATCAGCAATTACATGCTTCGCTCTTTCGATGTAGATGGACAAACCATCAACCTTGCACTACATCATAAAGGAACCGAAGAAGAAGCTGATACATATTTTGAGAAAGTAAAGAAAATAGTATTGGCAGAAAAAGAAGTCTACGGTGAATTACCCGATTTTGATTATGGAAACTACACCTTTTTGGCCTGCTATATCCCAAATGCCTCTGGAGATGGGATGGAGCACCGCAATTCCACTATTTTAACGAGCACCCGAAGCTTGGCCGATGGCGGAATGGAACGGAATATTGGTACGGTATCGCACGAATTTTTCCATGCTTGGAACGTGGAGCGCATTCGCCCCAAAAGTTTGGAACCTTTTGACTTTAAGGCAGCCAATATGAGCGGTGCCCTTTGGTTTGCCGAAGGGTTTACCAGCTATTACACAGGTTTAATTTTATGCCGAGCAGGCCTTTCTTCGCCCAAGGAGTATGTAGAAGGTTTGGCCGGCACGTTCAATTATGTTTGGAACTCACCTGCAAGGCAGTTCTTTAATCCGATTGAAATGAGTTTTCAAGCCCCTTTTGTGGATGCCGCCACCTCTGTGGACCCGGTTAACAGGGACAATATGTTTATTTCTTACTATTCTTACGGAAGTGTTTTGGGACTGGCTTTAGATTTATCCCTTCGTGAAAATGATTTGAATCTGGATGATTTTATGAAACTGGTGTGGAAAAAATATGGTGCCACTGAAATTCCATATACCATCCAAAATCTTCATGATACCTTGAACGAATACGCAGGCAAATCGTTTGGAGACCATTTTTTCAATAACTACATCTACCAAAGTGAAATGCCCAATTATAAAACGCTTATGGAGTCGGTAGGAGTGGTTTTGGTGCAACCAGAGTCGGACCCCTATTTTGGAGGGTATGTTTCCATGAGTGCCGATAAATCGGGTTATATGATTCTTAGAAATACAAAGATAGGAAGTCCTGCTTATGAAGCTGGTTTGGATAATGGTGATGTTATCCTAAATATTAACGATACTCCATTTACCAAAGACCAAACGTTTGAAGATTATCTAAAACAGTTTGCGATTGGTGAAACTTTAACCATCAACTTTACCCGATATGGCGAGCAAAAATCTACGGAACTGATATTAACACCCAATCCTGATTATTCTTTTAGTTTGATGGAAGACAAAAATGAAGCACCGTCCCAAGAGATGCTTGAACAACGAAAAGAATGGCTTAAAATAGAATAA
- a CDS encoding GNAT family N-acetyltransferase, whose translation MISYKQASTLEELQQILVLQQQNLPQNLSSEERSSEGFVTVEHTLEVLKTMSDVCGHIIAVEDNQVVGYALCMHPKFADEIEVLRPMFKEIDSAIDDNVNYMVMGQICVAKSHRGKGVFRNLYQTMKEKLPEGFDTIITEVDGKNKRSLAAHAAIGFKTLTIYHSGEKEWHIISLQ comes from the coding sequence ATGATTAGCTACAAACAAGCTAGCACCTTGGAAGAACTACAACAGATTCTGGTTCTTCAACAGCAAAATTTACCTCAAAATTTGAGCTCCGAAGAAAGAAGTAGTGAAGGTTTCGTAACGGTGGAACACACGTTGGAGGTTCTCAAAACAATGAGCGATGTGTGCGGGCATATCATTGCCGTGGAGGATAATCAAGTTGTAGGGTATGCCCTATGTATGCACCCTAAATTTGCTGATGAGATTGAAGTGCTACGCCCTATGTTCAAAGAAATTGATAGTGCTATCGATGATAATGTCAACTATATGGTGATGGGGCAAATCTGTGTAGCCAAAAGTCATCGGGGCAAAGGTGTTTTCCGAAATCTGTATCAAACCATGAAAGAGAAATTGCCCGAAGGCTTTGATACCATCATTACGGAAGTGGACGGAAAAAACAAAAGGTCTTTGGCGGCGCATGCGGCCATAGGGTTTAAAACCCTGACCATATACCATTCGGGTGAAAAAGAATGGCACATCATTAGTTTGCAATAA
- a CDS encoding alpha/beta hydrolase: MKKCLFLLIGFICLNLGAQVKKEIFESFKLQERRDVSYYFPEDYTKEKTYPLIVVLDAEHLFDLVVANVKFQSRFDRMPEAIVVGVHQLQNDLRWEDCAYEDVSGLPTEKGKMFYEFLGTELIPYLETSYNIAPFKMFVGYDITANFGNYYLFKERSLFNSYISISPVMATEMESRVPARLSELNQVIFYNLIVEKQPSDDRQRILQMHNSINSITKESLRYFFDEYESADHTSIAAYGISKAFDNVFSIYRPITPAEYKSDILTSEEPVFNYLENRYQTIEDLFGFEKPVELNDIMAIYAACLKKEDYESLEPLADLCKKEYPDTMMGFYFEAEYYEFIGEPKKAFKTFEKAFQLEEIDFLTKDLALKKIDALKADFGY, translated from the coding sequence ATGAAAAAATGTCTATTTCTACTGATAGGCTTCATCTGCCTGAACCTAGGCGCTCAAGTAAAAAAGGAAATCTTTGAATCGTTCAAACTACAAGAGCGCAGAGATGTGTCCTATTATTTTCCAGAAGATTACACCAAAGAAAAAACATACCCGTTGATTGTGGTGTTGGATGCCGAACACCTGTTCGACCTTGTTGTGGCCAACGTAAAATTCCAAAGTAGGTTCGACCGTATGCCCGAAGCAATCGTAGTTGGCGTTCATCAATTACAGAACGACCTGAGATGGGAAGATTGTGCTTACGAAGATGTATCTGGCCTGCCCACCGAGAAAGGTAAAATGTTCTACGAATTTTTGGGTACGGAACTGATTCCCTATTTAGAGACCAGCTACAATATAGCTCCCTTCAAAATGTTCGTAGGTTACGACATCACTGCTAATTTTGGCAATTATTACCTATTCAAAGAACGCTCTCTTTTCAATTCTTATATCAGCATATCCCCAGTAATGGCCACCGAAATGGAAAGCAGGGTTCCCGCTCGTTTATCTGAACTGAATCAAGTGATTTTTTACAATTTGATTGTGGAAAAACAACCTTCCGACGATAGACAGCGTATCCTTCAAATGCACAACAGCATCAACTCCATCACCAAAGAATCATTGCGCTACTTTTTTGATGAGTACGAAAGCGCCGACCACACTTCCATTGCAGCTTACGGGATTAGCAAAGCTTTTGATAATGTGTTCAGCATCTACAGACCCATAACGCCTGCAGAATACAAATCAGACATTCTTACTTCTGAAGAACCTGTTTTCAATTATTTAGAGAATAGATACCAAACCATAGAAGACCTATTCGGGTTTGAAAAGCCAGTGGAACTCAACGATATTATGGCCATTTATGCCGCCTGTCTGAAAAAAGAAGACTACGAGTCACTGGAACCTTTGGCCGATCTTTGCAAAAAGGAATATCCCGATACCATGATGGGCTTTTATTTTGAAGCAGAGTACTATGAGTTTATAGGAGAGCCAAAAAAAGCGTTTAAAACGTTTGAAAAAGCCTTCCAATTGGAAGAAATCGACTTTTTGACCAAGGATTTGGCCCTCAAAAAAATTGATGCCCTCAAAGCGGACTTCGGGTATTAG
- a CDS encoding lysylphosphatidylglycerol synthase transmembrane domain-containing protein — protein sequence MGKSLKKFLKIFVPITFGLFLIWYSYNSTTPEERKQIIHYISNASPFWVGVSVIIGILSHISRAVRWKYLLKPMGYRPKTVNTIFIVLISYFANLGIPRSGEILRATALTTYENVPFEKGFGTIVTERVIDLLMLLAIIMITLVLQTDFILGFLEEKGVNFIGAIGILFVGIVGLFLGSFIIRKSKSPLAIRLKGFLNGLKDGVLSVFKMKNKWPFIFHTLFIWVAYFGMFWVIKYTVEETITLSLGELLVAFVAGAFAMSTTNGGIGLYPIAVSAALGIYGISSVSGDAFGWIMWIAQTLMVVVFGTISFIVLPLLNRNR from the coding sequence TTGGGCAAATCCCTAAAAAAATTCCTTAAGATATTCGTACCCATTACTTTTGGGCTGTTTTTGATTTGGTACTCCTACAACTCCACCACGCCAGAAGAACGAAAACAGATTATCCATTATATTTCCAATGCAAGCCCATTCTGGGTAGGGGTTTCCGTGATTATTGGGATTTTGAGCCATATTTCGAGGGCGGTTCGCTGGAAATACCTCTTGAAACCCATGGGATACAGGCCCAAAACCGTCAACACCATATTTATTGTACTTATATCCTATTTCGCCAACTTGGGGATTCCCCGTTCTGGCGAAATCCTTAGGGCAACCGCGCTCACCACTTACGAAAATGTTCCTTTTGAAAAAGGGTTTGGGACCATTGTCACCGAAAGGGTCATCGATCTTTTGATGCTTCTGGCCATCATCATGATCACCTTGGTGCTTCAAACCGACTTTATCCTTGGTTTTTTGGAAGAAAAAGGAGTAAACTTCATCGGTGCCATTGGAATTTTATTCGTAGGCATTGTAGGCTTGTTTTTGGGATCGTTCATCATCCGTAAATCCAAATCACCTTTGGCGATAAGGCTAAAAGGATTTTTAAACGGTCTAAAAGATGGCGTGCTCAGTGTTTTCAAAATGAAGAACAAATGGCCGTTCATCTTCCACACACTCTTTATTTGGGTTGCCTATTTTGGCATGTTTTGGGTTATAAAATATACCGTTGAAGAAACTATAACACTATCCTTGGGTGAATTGTTGGTTGCCTTTGTGGCCGGAGCCTTCGCCATGTCCACAACCAACGGCGGAATTGGCCTGTATCCCATAGCTGTAAGTGCGGCCTTGGGCATTTACGGAATAAGCTCGGTTTCTGGAGATGCATTTGGATGGATCATGTGGATCGCACAAACCTTAATGGTCGTAGTTTTTGGTACAATATCATTCATTGTATTACCGTTATTGAATAGAAATCGGTAA
- the panD gene encoding aspartate 1-decarboxylase, with product MQVEVVKSKIHRVKVTGADLNYIGSITIDEDLMDAANIIRGEKVQIVNNNNGERLETYAIPGPRHSGELTLNGAAARKVAVGDVLILITYAWMDIEEAKTFNPALVFPNEETNLLK from the coding sequence ATGCAAGTAGAAGTCGTAAAATCTAAAATTCACCGAGTAAAAGTTACCGGGGCTGACCTTAATTATATAGGGAGCATTACCATAGACGAAGATCTTATGGATGCCGCCAATATAATTAGGGGTGAAAAAGTGCAGATCGTGAACAACAACAACGGTGAGCGATTGGAAACCTACGCAATTCCAGGCCCCAGACATTCCGGAGAGCTGACCCTTAACGGAGCCGCTGCCAGAAAAGTGGCCGTGGGAGACGTATTGATCCTGATCACCTACGCTTGGATGGATATCGAAGAGGCAAAAACATTTAATCCAGCATTGGTGTTCCCCAACGAGGAAACCAATCTACTCAAGTAA
- the panC gene encoding pantoate--beta-alanine ligase — MKIFDRKKELNAFTLEQRNKDRTIGLVPTMGALHTGHISLIKKALSENDLVVVSIFVNPTQFDKKDDLDKYPRTFEKDIDLLKQVSDNIVVFAPTVDEIYEGKVTPESYEFNGLDKVMEGEFRAGHFDGVGTIVELLLRTVAPDSAYFGEKDFQQLQIIRKMAEIKNLPYTIIGCPIEREPNGLAMSSRNERLSKKPREQAGFIHDTLQAAKAKFGTKSAAYITDWVKSEFEQHPLFDLEYFEIADENTLTPAFKIQDNQKYRAFIAVYADGVRLIDNLRLN, encoded by the coding sequence ATGAAGATATTCGACCGTAAAAAAGAACTCAACGCCTTTACCTTGGAGCAGCGCAACAAAGACCGCACCATTGGTCTTGTACCCACTATGGGGGCACTCCATACCGGTCATATCTCCTTGATAAAAAAAGCCCTTTCGGAAAATGATTTGGTCGTGGTAAGCATTTTTGTGAACCCTACACAATTCGACAAAAAGGATGATCTGGATAAATATCCAAGAACTTTTGAAAAGGATATCGACCTATTAAAACAGGTTTCGGACAATATTGTGGTATTTGCACCTACGGTCGATGAAATCTATGAAGGGAAAGTTACCCCTGAATCCTATGAGTTCAATGGTTTGGACAAAGTAATGGAAGGTGAGTTCAGAGCAGGTCATTTTGATGGTGTTGGCACCATCGTGGAACTTTTACTAAGAACGGTAGCCCCGGACAGTGCCTATTTTGGAGAAAAAGACTTTCAACAATTGCAGATTATCCGAAAAATGGCCGAAATCAAGAATTTGCCCTACACCATTATAGGTTGCCCCATTGAAAGAGAACCAAACGGATTGGCCATGAGTTCCCGTAATGAGAGACTGTCAAAAAAACCCCGTGAACAAGCTGGTTTTATTCATGATACACTACAAGCTGCCAAAGCTAAATTTGGCACGAAAAGTGCTGCATATATAACGGATTGGGTAAAATCCGAATTTGAGCAACACCCTTTGTTTGATCTGGAATATTTTGAAATTGCCGACGAGAATACTCTCACCCCAGCTTTTAAAATACAGGACAACCAAAAATATAGAGCATTTATAGCCGTTTACGCAGACGGCGTACGCTTAATTGATAATCTAAGATTGAATTGA
- a CDS encoding glycogen/starch synthase: protein MNGKKVLFVSSELVPYLPENPVSLMSYEAPRMVNSNGGQIRIFMPRYGNINERRHQLHEVIRLSGMNLVINDMDMPLIIKVASIPKERIQVYFIDNDEYFKRKATFADADGNLFPDNDERAIFFAKGVVETVKKLNWSPDIIHVHGWMASLVPLYLRKYYADEPLFSESRIVTSVYGKDFEGELDTTMIDKIAFDGIDKEEISALSHPEYNNLLKVAVDHSDAVILAAEELSDDLKSHIDNLSVPVLPYVSLQEAEEAYTNFYNTEVLK from the coding sequence ATGAATGGTAAAAAGGTATTGTTTGTATCTTCTGAATTAGTTCCCTACCTCCCAGAGAATCCTGTTTCCTTAATGTCGTACGAAGCGCCTAGAATGGTGAACAGCAACGGTGGGCAAATCCGCATATTTATGCCAAGGTATGGAAACATTAACGAAAGGAGGCATCAATTACATGAGGTAATACGTTTATCGGGGATGAACCTGGTGATCAACGACATGGATATGCCCCTGATCATAAAGGTGGCATCCATACCAAAAGAGCGAATCCAAGTCTATTTTATAGACAATGACGAATATTTTAAAAGAAAAGCAACGTTTGCCGATGCTGATGGGAATTTGTTTCCGGATAACGACGAGCGCGCGATATTCTTTGCAAAAGGAGTTGTGGAAACGGTAAAAAAATTGAACTGGTCCCCGGATATCATCCATGTTCACGGTTGGATGGCTTCCCTGGTGCCGCTTTACCTAAGAAAATACTATGCAGATGAGCCTTTGTTCTCTGAAAGTAGAATTGTAACATCAGTATATGGTAAAGATTTTGAGGGAGAGCTCGATACTACCATGATAGATAAAATAGCTTTTGATGGCATAGACAAAGAAGAAATTTCTGCACTGTCCCATCCCGAGTATAATAATTTGTTAAAGGTTGCCGTAGATCATTCCGATGCCGTTATTTTAGCCGCGGAGGAATTGTCCGATGACCTAAAAAGCCATATAGACAATCTTTCCGTACCTGTTTTGCCCTACGTTTCACTTCAAGAAGCAGAAGAGGCATACACAAATTTCTATAATACAGAGGTTTTAAAATAG
- a CDS encoding DUF4270 domain-containing protein, translating into MRFSKIIKVSALFGTLFLLIASCEDELDTIGEGVIAGEPFTTGKVEYDVFAYNKGITAVQTNKLPLYQLGTFNDPIYGQRKASIISQLQLSTTSPTFGDISQTDEDDPDNDQENETVKEVYLYIPFQTSPSPDSDGDGVPDELEKSDDDVDDPNSDWDGDGVTDNQERVQGSNPYDPDEDGTEDNFVSNNYPNKFDLDSIYGYSDEEQTFNLVVSRSNYFLRDLDPNSNFEQAQEYYSNQDFSSFIGETLFNGEVTIDDEEMLFRDNEDDPDTEDVDESKEITSRLNPGIRVELNKDFFQQNILDKEGQAELLSSSNFKNFLRGVHLSGTDMEQLMFLLDLSEANITITYTYDDYDAETEEEVTSEKDFVLNFLVSSQTGVTGNAVNIFENEMLPPEVENALNSGENASRIYVKGGATLAEVRLFEEVENGGANIINQIKQNNWVINEANLVFYVDRGTLDESVVEPPRLYLYNAETNRPLFDASNEDPTVNSGSNPLKYFLNHGGLLEKENNRGVKYKIRITEHINNIIVRDSANAKLGLTLTPNINFIGVQEVVGSDMQGIDYPVAASISPLGTVLYGSNVSNGEEGKKLKLEIHYTEAN; encoded by the coding sequence ATGAGATTTTCCAAGATTATCAAAGTTTCGGCACTGTTTGGAACTTTGTTTTTACTAATTGCTTCTTGTGAAGACGAATTGGACACCATAGGTGAAGGTGTTATTGCAGGAGAGCCTTTTACAACCGGTAAAGTGGAGTACGATGTGTTTGCCTATAACAAAGGCATTACTGCGGTACAGACCAATAAATTGCCGCTATACCAATTGGGCACCTTTAATGATCCCATTTATGGCCAAAGGAAGGCCAGCATCATTTCCCAGCTTCAGTTGTCCACAACATCACCCACGTTTGGTGATATTTCCCAAACAGACGAGGACGATCCAGATAACGATCAAGAGAACGAAACCGTAAAAGAGGTCTATTTATACATACCTTTTCAAACATCACCTTCGCCCGATTCGGATGGAGATGGAGTGCCCGACGAGTTGGAAAAAAGCGATGATGACGTTGACGACCCTAATTCCGATTGGGACGGTGACGGGGTAACCGATAACCAAGAGCGGGTCCAAGGTTCAAACCCCTATGACCCCGATGAGGATGGAACTGAGGATAATTTTGTGTCAAACAATTATCCAAATAAGTTCGATTTGGACAGTATTTATGGCTATAGCGATGAAGAACAGACTTTTAATTTGGTGGTCTCTAGATCCAATTACTTTCTTCGGGACTTGGATCCAAATTCCAATTTTGAACAGGCACAGGAATATTATTCCAATCAGGATTTTTCCAGTTTTATTGGTGAAACACTTTTTAATGGAGAGGTAACCATAGACGATGAGGAAATGTTGTTCCGTGATAACGAAGATGATCCCGATACAGAGGACGTTGACGAGTCCAAGGAAATAACCAGTAGATTAAACCCAGGTATCCGTGTAGAGCTAAACAAGGATTTCTTCCAACAAAACATTTTGGACAAAGAAGGTCAAGCTGAGCTATTGAGCAGTTCCAATTTTAAAAATTTCCTTCGGGGAGTACATTTATCGGGAACCGATATGGAGCAGTTAATGTTCTTGCTGGATTTGTCCGAAGCAAATATTACCATTACCTATACGTACGATGATTATGACGCCGAAACCGAGGAAGAAGTAACATCCGAAAAGGATTTTGTATTAAACTTTCTTGTGAGTTCCCAAACAGGGGTTACTGGAAATGCCGTAAATATTTTTGAGAATGAAATGTTACCGCCAGAAGTAGAGAATGCCTTGAACAGTGGAGAGAATGCTTCTAGAATATATGTAAAAGGCGGTGCCACACTTGCCGAGGTACGCTTGTTTGAAGAAGTGGAAAACGGAGGAGCAAACATTATTAACCAGATCAAGCAGAACAATTGGGTGATCAACGAAGCCAATTTGGTATTCTATGTGGATCGTGGAACGCTGGATGAGTCGGTCGTAGAACCACCGAGGCTTTATTTGTACAATGCAGAAACCAATCGACCCCTATTTGATGCATCTAATGAAGACCCAACAGTTAATTCCGGTTCAAATCCATTAAAATATTTTCTAAATCACGGTGGACTTTTGGAGAAAGAAAATAACCGAGGTGTAAAATATAAAATCCGTATTACGGAACATATCAACAATATTATCGTCAGGGATTCTGCAAACGCCAAATTAGGGCTGACTTTGACCCCTAATATTAACTTTATAGGTGTTCAAGAAGTGGTTGGTAGCGATATGCAGGGAATCGATTATCCTGTTGCAGCATCCATAAGTCCTTTGGGTACGGTTTTATATGGGAGTAATGTGTCCAATGGAGAAGAAGGCAAGAAACTCAAATTGGAAATTCACTACACCGAGGCCAATTAA